One genomic segment of Balneolaceae bacterium includes these proteins:
- a CDS encoding aminotransferase class V-fold PLP-dependent enzyme, which produces MIQKKLIELKQSSSKLDPDPKERIHLQNVAINYANRFYDSQQDQKAYREFDESVKKLLDEPVNEEPGGAEKIIRQIENVVVRPGLNTVSGRHFGYIPGGGLASSAVGDFLAAMTNRYAGVYASSPGAVVIETRLINWLCELIGYDEQPGGYLSSGGSHANLTALVTARDSAGLKAADYSKAVVYLTKQTHHCVDRALNIIGMRECHRRYIPMDDKFRMIPFELERSIDQDRKDGLIPWVVVASAGSTDTGAIDPLDEIGETAKKNDLWYHVDAAYGGFFILTEDGKKKLKGIEKSDSVVMDPHKGLFLPYGTGALIVKDVKKLAEAHRFEANYMKDANIKSGIYSPAEISPELSKHFRGLRMWMPLKLHGVKRFRDALDEKQLLARYLWEKMKSMDEIEVGPEPQLSIFMFRWNPGGDDLDALNRELHKLILKDGRFFLSTTEVDGVFFFRVAILSVRTHLNEVNELVDIIREKIREIKEKRGYSSPS; this is translated from the coding sequence ATGATTCAAAAAAAACTTATAGAACTCAAACAAAGTTCTTCAAAGTTAGATCCAGATCCGAAAGAGAGAATTCACCTGCAAAATGTGGCCATCAATTATGCCAATCGGTTTTATGATTCTCAGCAAGATCAAAAAGCATATCGGGAGTTTGATGAATCCGTAAAAAAATTGCTGGATGAACCGGTAAATGAGGAACCCGGCGGGGCAGAAAAGATCATCCGGCAAATTGAAAATGTTGTGGTTCGGCCCGGCCTTAATACCGTATCGGGCCGCCATTTTGGTTATATCCCCGGCGGAGGATTGGCTTCATCGGCTGTAGGAGACTTTTTAGCTGCTATGACCAATCGATATGCGGGAGTGTATGCATCCTCGCCCGGAGCGGTTGTTATTGAAACGAGGCTTATAAACTGGTTGTGTGAATTGATCGGGTATGATGAGCAGCCGGGTGGGTATTTGTCATCCGGCGGAAGTCATGCAAATCTCACAGCGTTGGTTACGGCAAGAGACAGTGCCGGGTTAAAAGCTGCGGACTATTCCAAAGCCGTAGTATATCTGACGAAGCAAACACATCACTGCGTAGACCGGGCGCTGAATATTATTGGGATGAGAGAGTGCCACCGCCGGTATATCCCGATGGATGATAAGTTTCGGATGATTCCATTTGAACTGGAAAGAAGCATAGATCAGGATCGGAAAGATGGATTGATTCCCTGGGTTGTGGTGGCATCGGCCGGATCAACTGATACCGGGGCGATAGATCCATTGGATGAGATTGGTGAAACGGCAAAAAAGAACGATTTATGGTATCACGTGGATGCCGCATACGGTGGATTTTTTATCCTGACGGAAGATGGGAAGAAAAAGCTCAAGGGTATTGAAAAGTCAGATTCTGTTGTGATGGATCCCCACAAAGGGTTGTTTCTTCCCTACGGAACCGGCGCTCTAATTGTAAAAGATGTGAAGAAGCTGGCCGAAGCTCACCGCTTTGAAGCCAACTATATGAAAGATGCGAATATTAAATCCGGTATCTATTCTCCGGCTGAGATATCACCTGAATTGAGTAAACATTTTCGGGGCTTACGAATGTGGATGCCGTTGAAGTTACATGGCGTGAAACGATTTCGGGATGCCCTGGATGAAAAGCAGTTATTAGCCCGATACTTGTGGGAAAAGATGAAGTCGATGGATGAAATTGAAGTTGGCCCTGAACCTCAACTGAGCATCTTTATGTTTCGGTGGAATCCCGGTGGTGATGATTTAGATGCATTAAATAGAGAGCTTCACAAATTGATTTTAAAAGATGGGCGTTTTTTCCTCTCAACAACAGAAGTGGATGGAGTTTTCTTTTTTCGTGTTGCAATTCTGTCGGTACGAACACATCTGAATGAGGTGAATGAGTTGGTTGACATCATCCGGGAAAAAATTAGAGAGATTAAAGAGAAGCGCGGCTATTCAAGCCCCAGCTGA
- a CDS encoding glycoside hydrolase family 18 protein: MKKLTALCITCFIFFLSSSLLFGQQNNRGDYKIVGYVAGWHDWSTGMIDAQKLTHINYAFADIIDGKVASYLDNDNYNFRMLDSLKTDNPDLKILISVGGWSRSKFFSDAALTEKSRELFAESAVDFMKKYKLDGVDLDWEYPGLSGDGNVYRTVDKQNFTLMLKTLREHLDRQTELDGRDENPYLLTIATGASKNYLEHTEMHKAHQYLDFINIMTYDFHTGGSPVAGHHSNLYPSQSIHFTGPSADQSVQWHIDAGIPSEKLVLGVPFYGRSWSGVRPEDNGLYQWTGGDERGSAGFDRLKDELINKNGFTRYWDDEAKAPYLWNPDTQTIFVYDDEESLQIKTDYIKARGLGGAMFWEYSSNLGEELLNVLYDGLND; encoded by the coding sequence ATGAAAAAACTGACTGCACTCTGTATCACGTGTTTCATTTTCTTTCTTTCATCGAGCCTGCTTTTCGGTCAGCAGAACAACAGAGGTGATTATAAAATTGTAGGATATGTAGCCGGCTGGCACGATTGGTCCACCGGGATGATTGATGCACAGAAACTCACTCACATCAACTACGCTTTTGCTGATATTATTGACGGCAAAGTTGCCTCGTACCTGGATAATGATAACTACAACTTTCGGATGCTGGATTCGCTCAAGACAGATAATCCCGATCTGAAAATTTTGATTTCGGTCGGCGGCTGGTCTCGTTCCAAATTCTTCTCAGACGCAGCTTTGACAGAAAAATCCCGCGAACTGTTTGCAGAAAGCGCTGTTGATTTCATGAAAAAATATAAGCTTGATGGCGTGGATCTCGACTGGGAATATCCCGGATTATCCGGCGATGGAAATGTCTACCGCACAGTAGACAAACAGAATTTCACGCTGATGTTAAAAACATTGCGCGAACACCTCGACAGGCAAACAGAATTAGATGGGAGAGATGAGAATCCATATTTACTGACTATTGCCACCGGTGCCAGCAAAAATTACCTGGAGCACACCGAAATGCACAAAGCCCATCAGTACCTCGATTTCATCAATATTATGACGTACGATTTTCACACCGGCGGATCGCCTGTTGCGGGTCATCATTCCAACTTGTATCCATCGCAAAGCATCCATTTTACGGGTCCATCGGCCGATCAATCGGTACAATGGCATATTGATGCCGGAATTCCGTCTGAAAAGCTGGTACTTGGCGTGCCGTTTTATGGAAGATCGTGGTCAGGTGTTCGGCCAGAGGATAACGGTCTTTATCAATGGACGGGCGGTGACGAACGCGGCTCAGCCGGATTTGACAGGCTTAAAGATGAACTGATCAACAAAAATGGATTTACCCGTTACTGGGATGATGAAGCCAAAGCCCCTTACCTTTGGAATCCCGATACACAAACCATTTTTGTGTACGATGATGAGGAATCACTCCAAATTAAAACGGATTACATCAAAGCTCGCGGCCTGGGAGGAGCGATGTTCTGGGAATACAGCAGTAATCTTGGGGAAGAGTTGTTAAATGTCCTCTATGATGGCTTGAATGATTGA
- the phoU gene encoding phosphate signaling complex protein PhoU produces the protein MMNTITQEQIEEINQKLIDMSEKVISAIEESVDALVDQDLKKAKLIKKEDKIINDIRWEIEDDCINLIATQQPVASDLRELIALLTINTELERIGDYAAGIAKITLMIGDEKHVKPLIDVPRMREIAVDMVENSMKAYVNHNEKSARMIHSQDDDIDDLYNQVYRELLSFMIENPDNISQCTHLLWASHNLERIGDRVTNICERIIYLVSGEMAEDL, from the coding sequence ATGATGAATACGATAACACAAGAACAAATTGAAGAGATTAATCAGAAGCTGATTGATATGTCAGAAAAAGTTATATCAGCGATTGAAGAGTCTGTAGATGCTTTGGTTGATCAGGACCTGAAAAAAGCGAAACTGATTAAAAAAGAGGACAAAATCATCAATGATATTCGCTGGGAAATTGAAGATGATTGTATTAATCTCATTGCTACACAGCAGCCGGTCGCTTCTGATTTAAGAGAACTGATTGCACTTCTTACCATTAATACAGAATTGGAGCGAATTGGTGACTATGCTGCCGGAATTGCAAAAATCACTCTGATGATTGGTGATGAGAAGCACGTAAAACCGCTGATTGATGTTCCGCGAATGAGAGAAATTGCAGTAGATATGGTTGAAAATTCGATGAAGGCGTATGTGAATCACAATGAAAAATCCGCCAGAATGATCCACAGCCAGGATGATGATATCGATGATCTGTACAACCAGGTTTACAGAGAGCTTCTCTCGTTTATGATCGAAAATCCCGATAATATTTCTCAATGTACTCATCTGTTGTGGGCATCCCATAACCTGGAGCGAATTGGCGACCGGGTAACCAATATTTGCGAACGTATTATCTATTTAGTGTCAGGCGAAATGGCCGAGGATTTATAG
- the pstB gene encoding phosphate ABC transporter ATP-binding protein PstB — MSIVVKEPKQQKKSAIKFYETKDHRDMSLKMETKNLTVKYGEEIGVKDISIPIENRTVTALIGPSGCGKTTFLRALNRMHDLTRVAKVEGEVLLENTNIYGEDINPVIIRRKIGMVFQKPTPFPTMSIYDNVVAGLKLVGIRDKNTLNEACEKALKQAALFDEVKDRLDTAAVDLSGGQQQRLSIARALAVEPEVMLMDEPTSSLDPQSTLRIEDLIHELKKDITIVIITHNMQQAARVSDKTAFFYVGNLVELGDTKTLFTNPTKKKTEDYITGRFG; from the coding sequence ATGTCGATTGTAGTCAAAGAGCCAAAACAGCAAAAGAAATCTGCTATTAAATTCTATGAAACCAAAGACCATCGTGACATGAGTTTAAAAATGGAAACCAAAAATCTAACTGTAAAATATGGAGAAGAGATCGGTGTAAAAGATATCTCTATTCCAATTGAAAATAGAACAGTTACGGCACTGATTGGTCCATCTGGATGCGGTAAAACAACTTTTTTACGTGCGCTAAACAGAATGCACGATCTAACCAGGGTTGCCAAAGTTGAAGGAGAAGTACTTCTTGAAAATACCAATATCTATGGCGAGGATATCAACCCGGTTATTATCCGCAGAAAAATTGGTATGGTATTTCAAAAGCCCACACCGTTTCCAACCATGTCTATTTATGATAATGTTGTGGCCGGTTTAAAATTGGTGGGAATCCGGGATAAAAATACGCTAAACGAAGCATGTGAAAAAGCCCTGAAACAGGCGGCTCTGTTTGATGAAGTGAAAGATCGTTTAGATACAGCCGCTGTTGACCTCTCCGGCGGGCAGCAGCAGCGCCTCTCTATAGCACGTGCTTTAGCCGTAGAACCCGAAGTGATGCTGATGGATGAACCAACCAGTTCACTCGATCCTCAATCAACACTTCGAATTGAAGATTTAATACACGAGCTGAAAAAGGATATAACTATTGTCATTATTACTCATAATATGCAGCAGGCAGCCCGCGTTTCTGATAAAACGGCTTTTTTCTATGTAGGAAACCTTGTTGAGCTCGGAGATACAAAAACGTTGTTTACAAATCCAACAAAGAAGAAGACAGAAGATTATATTACAGGGCGTTTTGGATAG
- the pstA gene encoding phosphate ABC transporter permease PstA: MKSLKRRRIHEKIMEGLLIVATIVVLAPLVIIFAHVIIEGVSALNYDFFTEELGSPSRAMLGEPTGLVHTILGTVVVDLLALAIAVPIGIGAGIMLSEYPEHALNPTLRIMNDTLNGMPAILKGLFAFVLIVKPMGTFSGISGSVALCFVMLPIIARTTESALQGISWTIREAGLALGIPRWRVVLSTVVPAAKTGLVTGVLLAFARAAGEAAPLLFTSFGNNYLPNSWLGFFFEPVDTLPQRLYSLAISPYEEWHGMGWAAAIVLFSFVILTFVTARYLTRHKMQQS; this comes from the coding sequence ATGAAAAGTTTAAAAAGGCGCAGAATTCATGAAAAAATAATGGAGGGCCTGCTGATTGTTGCAACAATCGTTGTGCTTGCTCCATTGGTTATTATCTTCGCTCATGTAATTATTGAGGGAGTGAGTGCTTTAAACTACGATTTTTTTACAGAAGAACTTGGTTCGCCATCAAGGGCTATGTTGGGAGAGCCTACAGGCCTTGTTCACACCATTCTTGGAACTGTAGTTGTTGACCTCCTCGCTTTGGCTATCGCCGTGCCGATTGGAATAGGTGCAGGCATTATGCTTTCCGAATATCCCGAGCATGCGCTGAATCCCACTCTCAGAATTATGAATGATACGCTGAACGGAATGCCGGCCATTTTAAAAGGACTGTTTGCGTTTGTTTTAATTGTTAAACCAATGGGAACCTTTTCGGGAATATCCGGTTCGGTTGCCCTCTGTTTTGTGATGCTGCCGATTATTGCCCGAACAACCGAAAGTGCTCTTCAGGGAATCTCCTGGACGATCCGGGAAGCCGGTCTCGCGCTTGGAATTCCCCGTTGGAGAGTGGTACTTTCAACGGTCGTGCCCGCGGCTAAAACCGGATTGGTTACCGGCGTTCTGCTGGCATTTGCCCGTGCGGCAGGTGAAGCGGCTCCATTGCTGTTTACTTCTTTTGGCAATAACTACCTGCCCAACAGTTGGCTGGGATTTTTCTTCGAGCCGGTAGATACCTTGCCACAGCGGCTTTACAGCCTGGCTATCAGTCCTTACGAAGAGTGGCATGGTATGGGTTGGGCAGCGGCAATCGTTCTGTTTAGTTTTGTAATCTTAACATTTGTAACCGCCAGGTATTTAACAAGACATAAAATGCAGCAAAGTTAG